The DNA segment ATGAAACGCATAGAGTCATAGAAAAAAAGAGTGGGATAGCCCAATTCTTGGGTTCACATAGCTTTGATTTTCTGTAATCGTCCATTGGGATCAGGAGTGGAGAGCAGGAAAAAATATAAATGAAAAGTGTTTGCAAGAAATTGCCAACTATAGTAATTCTTAGAGGGTTATTGTAGAAATGAAAAAAATGAAACGCATAGAGTCATAGAAAAAAAGAGTGGGATAGCCCAATTCTTGGGTCACATAGCTTTGATTTTCTGTAATCGTCCATTGGCATCAGGATTGGAAGGCAGGAAAAAATATAAATGAAAAGTGTTTGCAAGAAATTGCCAACTATAGTAATTCTTAGAGGGGTTATTGTAGAAATAAAAAAATGAAACGCATAGAGTCATAGAAAAAAAGAGTGGGATAGCCCAATTCTTGGGTTCACATAGCTTTGATTTTCTGTAATCGTCCATTGGCATCAGGAGTGGAGAGCAGGAAAAAATATAAATGAAAAGTGTTTGCAAGAAATTGCCAACGATAGTAATTCTTAGAGAGTTATTGTAGAAATAAAAAAAATGAAACGCATAGAGTCATAGAAAAAAAGAGTGGGATAGCCCAATTCTTGGGTTCACATAGCTTTGATTTTCTGTAATCGTCCATTGGCATCAGGAGTGGAGAGCAGGAAAAAACATAAATGAAAAGTGTTTGCAAGAAATTGCCAACTATAGTAATTCTTAGAGGGGTTATTGTATAAATGAAAAAAATGAAACGCATAGAGTCATAGAAAAAAAGAGTGGGATAGCCCAATTCTTGGGTTCACATAGCTTTGATTTTCTGTAATCGTCCATTGGGATCAGGAGTGGAGAGCAACTGATGAGATTCCTCCTTCGTCGGAATGACAAACAGAGGGTGTTTTATTCTAGACTTAATAACATTCAAGGCTTACTAACCACAATTAATGGACAAGAAAACAAAACAACAATCGTAAAGACAAAATTATCCCTAAAGGGTTTGAACTAATAAATTAACGTGAATTATGCCCCCTTTGGGTTATACTAACAGAAAATATATGGAAAGCAAAATAATTTTAGACAACCTTAGAAAAGAAATAGCCGCTTTGGTATCCCAATACACGGAAGAAGCTTATAAGCACAAAGCTTTTGTTCCTGGCGAATCCGTGATTCCGCCTGCGGGAAAAGTGATCGGGAATGAAGAAATCCAGAACATGGTAGATGCCTCCTTGGACGGATGGTTGACTACCGGACGTTTTAATGCGGCTTTTGAAAAAAGGTTGGCCGAATTTTTAGGGGTAAAATATTGTATTTCCGTAAACTCGGGATCTTCTGCGAATTTAGTGGCTTTTAGTGCGCTTACTTCAGCAACACTTGGCGATAGAGCCATCAAAAAAGGAGATGAGGTTATTGGTGTGGCAGCAGGCTTTCCAACTACTGTAAATCCTATTGTACAATTTGGTGCCATTCCCGTTTTTGTGGACGTGGATTTGGATACCCATAACATCAATGCCGATTTGATTGAAGCGGCCATTACGCCGAAAACGAAAGCCATCATGCTGGCACATACTTTAGGAAATCCTTTCAATTTGGACAAAGTGAAAGCACTTTGCGACAAACATAATTTGTGGTTGGTTGAGGATTGTTGTGATGCTTTGGGAGCCACTTACAATGGACAGCTGGTGGGTACTTTTGGAGATATTGCCACCTTGAGTTTTTATCCTGCCCACCATATCACGATGGGAGAGGGTGGAGCCGTTTTTACCAACAACGCCCAATTGAAATTAATTGCCGAATCTTTTAGAGACTGGGGCAGGGATTGTTATTGTGCTCCAGGTTGCGACAATACTTGTGATTGTCGTTTTGAGCAACAACACGGCGATTTGCCTTTTGGTTATGACCATAAATATGTTTACTCCCATTTGGGCTATAATTTGAAAATTACGGACATGCAGGCCGCTTGCGGTTTGGCCCAGATTGACAAAGCCGCCGGTTTCATCGAGAAAAGAAGAGAAAATTTTAGCTTGTTACATGACAGGTTAAGTAGCCTCACGGATTTTATCCATTTGCCGGTAGCCACCCCCAACAGTAATCCTAGCTGGTTTGGATTTCCTATCACGCTTAAACCCGATTGTGGTGTCAATAGAGTAGATTTGTTAAAATTTTTGGACCAAAACAAGATTGGTTCGCGATTGCTTTTTGCCGGTAATCTAACGAAACAACCTTATTTTAAAGGTGTTGATTATCGCGTGGTTGGCGAATTGACCAATACCGACATCACCATGAACGATACCTTTTGGATCGGGATTTATCCAGCTCTTGGAGCGGAACATTTTGATTTTGTGGCCGAGAAACTGGAAGAATTTTTCGGATTGAATTTTTAGTATTTATGCAACCAACCATTTTAATAACAGGCATTACCGGTTTTTTGGGCTCCCACATAGCCGAAAATCTTGTTGCCAACAACATTCAAGTGATTGGATTAAAACGCAAAGATTCCGATGTTTGGCGATGCGAAGGATTTAAAGACAAGATTACCTGGGTGACCATTGATGAAAATGGATTTTTTGAGGATGAATTAAAAAAACATTCTTTTGATACCTTGATTCACGGTGCCTGGATAGGCGTTGAATCTAATTCCAGGGATGATTGGAAGGAGCAATCTAAAAACATTCCTTTTCTGGTTTCGTTGTTGGATGTTGCCCAAACAGTTGGCGTGAAAAAGTTTATTTTTTTGGGATCGCAAGCCGAGTATGGGAATATAGAAGGGAAAATTGATGAAAATCAAAAGACCAAGGCTTTAAACGCCTACGGAAGCATAAAATTGGCTTGTCTGGAAATAGTAAAGACTTTTTGCGAAACCAATGCCATCAACTGGATTTGGTTGCGATTGTTTTCCTTGTTTGGCGAAAAGGAAAATCAAAATTGGTTAATCCCCTCCTTGATAGCGTCAATGCAGAAGACGAAACAAATGGATTTTACTCCGGGAGAGCAAAAATATGCTTATCTCTATGTTAAAGATTATGCTTCCATAATGAACAAGATTATAACAATGCCGGTAGAATCTGGGGTTTACAACATTTCTTCCAACCAAACGAGAACCATTAAATCTTTGGTAGAAGACGTAAGGGATTATATTAATCCAGAATTTACATTAAATTTTGGGGCATTGAATTACAGGAATAACCAATCCATGCATATCGAAGGCGATATAACGAAGTTGAGTTCCCAAATAGGAGCAGTTGCATTTACCGATTTTGATGAAGCTTTGCACACTAGTTTAAACTATTATCTAAAAAAATAATACTCCTGTATGAAAGTATCCGATTTTATTGCCGAATTTTTGGTAAAAAAGGGAATTAAAAGTGTTTTTGAGTTGTCGGGAGGCATGATAACGCACCTATTGGATTCGTTGAACCAGAAAACGGACATCCATATCATCACGATGCATCATGAACAAGCAGCCGCTTTTGCCGCCGAAGGTTATGCAAGAGTAACAGGTTTGCCGGGGATTGCATTGGCCACTTCAGGGCCAGGGGCAACCAATTTGTTGACCGGGATAGGAAGTTGCTATTTTGATTCGACTCCAGCCGTTTTTATTACGGGACAAGTCAACAGACACGAATTAAAAGGAGACCGAGGAATACGACAGTTGGGATTTCAAGAGACCGACATCATTTCGATGGCAACACCCATCACCAAAGCTTGTTTCCAGATTAGCGATCCCGATACCCTTCCGGCCGTTTTTGAGCAAGCTTTCCAGATTGCCTTGGAAGGAAGACCGGGGCCGGTTCTTATCGACATTCCCATGGATGTGCAGCGCAATCAAATAGAAGCCAACTACTTTCCGTCAGAAACAGCAGGACATTCAGCAATAGATTCCCTTGTTTTGGAAAACTTGATTCAAGACATCAAACTTGCCAAACAACCCCTAATTTTGGCGGGTAGAGGAATCAAGGCAGGCAACAGCCAGAATCTTTTCGACCAGTTTGTCAAAAAAACAAAAGTTCCCGTAATCACGACACTTTTAGGATTGGATACCATGGCTTATGACGATGTTCAACGCGTTGGCTTTATTGGCAGCTATGGCAACCGATGGGCCAATATTGCTTTTGGCGAATGCGATTTATTGATTGTTTTGGGCAGTAGATTGGATATCAGACAAACGGGTGCCGACACCAAGTTTATAGAAAACAGAAAAATTTACCATATTGATTGTGAAACAGCCGAAATCAACAATCGTGTCAAAGGTTGCGAGGCTATTGTTGCGGACTTGAATTCGTTTTTCAATGATTTTGATACTGCGGCCTCACCCCATCTTTTTGCCATTCCAGCATCATGGAGGAATCGCATTGATGATTTAAAAAACACTTGGCCGGATACCAAAGAATTGACTCCCACAGGAATTAATCCCAACGTGTTCATGCATGCGCTTTCCAGTAAATCACAAAAAGCAAAGGCTTATTTGGCGGATGTGGGAAGCCATCAAATGTGGGCTGCCCAATCGTTGGAGTTGGGTAAAGACCAGCATTTTTTAACTTCGGGAGGGATGGGCGCCATGGGTTTTTCATTGCCGGCAGGAATTGGAGCCTGTATCGCTTTGGACAAGGAAGCGGTCGTGGTGCTTGTTGGTGACGGCTGCATGCAGATTAATATTCAAGAATTGCAAACAATCGTCAGGAACCATCTGCCTGTCAAGATTATTGTTTTGAACAACAATACCTTGGGGATGATCAGGCAGTTTCAAGACAGTTATTTTGAATCCCGTTATCAATCGACCTATTGGGGATACAGTGCGCCGGATTTTTCCAAGGTGGCACTGGCTTACGGAATTGATGCAAAAACCATTGAAAACATGGACGAGATCGAGAATGCCGTGGAATGGTTGTGGAAGGATGAAAATGCCGCCAAGCCCCAATTGCTGCAAGTCATGATCAACCCACACACGAATACCTATCCCAAGATTGCTTTTGGCAAACCCATTACCGAAATGGAGCCCTTTGCGAAGCCAATAGAAATGGAAGGGACTTAATGTTTTTAGCAATACTAAAAACATGGAAAATTTTATTTAATTACCAACCTCTTATTCCAAAACCTCAATGCAAGCAGCTCATCGTGTAGCTAAAAATACAGGATTGGAAACCCCAGTATGACCTGGCTGGATTGGTTAAGGAAGTGGAGGCGAGTGATTTGGAGATTTTGAAGAGGGGTTAGGAAAACGATTAACCAAATAAGCAGTTCCCCAATGCTAAAGAAAAGTTTAAAAGGTTTACCATTGTTTAAAGGTTTAATCGTTTGCAAATAACTCGTTAACCAAAAATACAGGTGCAGCAATCGATTGATCGACTTTTATTTTGAGTCCCATTTTTTTTAGACTTTTGTTTGTAGCTCTCGTTGATTGTCAATTGCAGTGGGTACGAAGTCGGGAGACTTCGCCTTTACTTTGAATTTGATAAAAAATACTAAATTTATTCAATGTTTGACAATTAAATTTTAAACAGTATGAAACAAATAATATATGAATTCTAATAGTACTTACTCAAAAGATATAAAGGCACGATCAAAATTACGTTTTATAAAAGGATTGTATCCAAGGTTTAAAAATTATTTAATAAATAATTTTATCATTTGGATTGCCAGACGCAAAGGTGCTACAATTGGTCAATGTGTAACTATGCCTTATAAATTAGCTAAATCTGCTAACTCTAATTTGACTGTTGGAAACCACACTTCAATCCAAAGTCATTTAATTGATTTAAGATGTAAAGTAACTATAGGAAGCTATGTTATTATAGGTTCTGATGTTCAAATTATCACACTTAGCCATAATATTGATTCAGTAGATTGGGAGCATAAGCCGTATGGTATTGAAATAGAAGATTATTGTTGGTTGGCTACGCGTGTTTTTGTTTTGCCATCATGTCAGCTTATTGGTTATGGTGCTGTATGTGCAGCTGGTTCAGTTTTGACACGGAATGTAGATTCAATGGCGATAGTTACGGGGAATCCTGCTGTATTATTAAGGAAAAGGAAAAATGTGCATACAGACTTGTGTGTTGAATCTATGCTCGGAAACGATTTTGTGGCTTATATCAATGCTTATAAAACAAAATTTAAATAAACAACAGTTACTCAAAAATGTCTATAAAGAAAAAACTTGTTCAAAATGGATTGGCTTCAGCTGTACAGAAGATTATAAAAGTCTGTGAACAGCTATTATTGGTTCCTTTTTTTATTTCTGCATGGGGGGCAGCTTACTATGGTGAGTGGTTAACGTTGACCATAATTCCAACTATTATAGGTTTTTCTGATTTAGGTTTTGGGACAGCAGCTTGCAATTCTTTTGTATTAAAGTATGCCAGTGATGACAAACAAGGCGCTTCTAACATATCTAAAAGTGGATTTCTTTCTATACATCTGATAGTTATAGCGGGTATTCTGATTTCAGCCCTTGTTATGCTGGTTCTTGACTATTTCCATATTTTCGATAAATTACTTGTACATAGAGATGATGCCATACTGGCGGTTTCGTTTTTAATGCTGGCGCGCTTATTCGGATTTTATACACCTTTGAATGAGGCTTATTTTCGCTCTGCCCGAAAAGTAGCTTTGAGTATAAATCTGGGGAGTATTCATTCGGGACTAAATGTAGCTGTAGGACTTATTGTTTTATTATGTAAGGGCGGAATTGTGTTGTACAGCTTTACCAATCTTATCATTGCAATCGTATTTAGTTTGTATTATGCCATTATAGCCAGAAAAATGTTGCCAATTGAAAAAAAATATAAAGGACAAATATTAAAATCAGATATTAAATCAATTTTTCATAATGGGATAGGATTCTTATTATCTCCAGTTTGGCAAGCAATTTTCTTTCAAGGAACGACCTTTGTTGTTCGTATTGTACTTGGGTCGGTGGCGGTAACCATATTTAATACTGTTCGCACCCTTACCAGAGCAATGAATCAGGTTAACTCTATGGTGATTGCTTCAGTATTACCTGAATTACAATATGAAATAGGAGCTGGAAATTTGAAACAAGCACGCAAAATTTTTCGGTTTGGATTGTCTGTAATTGTTATTATAGCATTAGTGGGTATGGCTTTCTTGTTTGTTTGCGGACCATGGGTTTATGAACTTTGGACAAGTAAAGCATTAAATCCACCTGCCATGATGTGGAATGTTTTTATTGTTGGTATTTTGTTTAATGGGATTTGGTGGATGTCTAGTGATGTTTTAATTGCCTCAAACAAACCCTATGATTTTACTATTGCAGGTCTTATCGTTTCTGTTTTTGCCGTTGTATCTTCCTATTTTTTGTCAAAACAGATTGGAATAACTGGAGCGGCTTTTGGAAGTTTATTGTTGGACGCAATTTTATTTTTATATGTTCTTCCAAAAAGTTGTCGAATTATAGAACAACCGATAAATAATTTAATTGGGGATTCGATTAGGGACTATAGAGGGTATCTGGAAGATTTTGTTGGAAGAAAAGTAAATAAAAACTAGATGAACAGTTTTGCAAGAAAAGTAAATTATAAATTTTATAAAAAGCTTATTTGGTTATATATCTTATTGCTAGTTTTTGAAGGTGCATTCAGAAAATGGTTTCTACCTTCATTGTCGGATATCTTTTTAGTTATTCGAGATCCGATAGTCGTATATTTTGTCGTGCTTGGTTTAAGAAATCGGTGGATAAAAAGTTCATATGCTATTGCAATGATGATGATTAGTATAATTACATTTTTTCTTACATTGTTGTTAGGTCATCAAAATATTTTTCTTGCAATTTATGGTTGCAGAATCACAATGTTTTATTTTCCATTTATGTTTGTAGTAGGGAAAATTTTAAATTATGAGGACATTGTTAAGATAGGAAAATTTTTCTTACAAATTTCTTTTTTAATGACAATAATAATTATAATTCAGTATTTCTCACCACAAAATTCTTGGATTAATGTAGGGATAGGTGGGACTGAGGGATCCGGATTTAGTGGTGTTGGTGAATATTTCAGACCTTCAGGAACATTTTCATTTATAACTGGTATGATGGGTTTTAATGCGATTGTACTACCTTTTATTTTCTATTTTCTATTAACAAATAGACAAAATAGTCCACTTAATACTCCCATTTGGATAATTTATTTTGCTACATTCTGTTATATTATCTCCATATTCATTTGTTTATCTAGGACTATAATTTTTCAAACTATTTGTATATTGTTTTTTGTTTACATTTCGACATTTTTGAGTAAAACAAATATTTCAAAAATGATTACATCAACAGCTCTAATTTCAATTTTAATTTTGATTTTATTTCAATTTCAATTTTTTCAAATAGCATTTTCGAATATGTTTTTAAGATTCGGATTCGCTTCAGATTCTGAAGGTTCTGTTGTTTCTGGAACAATTGGCGAAAGATATTTGGGGTCTTTTATTAGAGCTTTTACGGGAGTTCAAAACTTCAAAGGAGGTGAAATTCCATTTTGGGGATTTGGGCAAGGATACGGAACAAATGTTGCGGCAGTTTTAATAAGCAATAAAATGGGATTTTTAGTTTCTGAGGAAGAATGGAGTAGGGTCGTTGCTGAATCTGGTTATTTGTTTGGATGGGGAATATTATTTATTAGGCTTTTTTGGAGCCTTTCTCTATTAAAGAAATCTTTTCGGGTTTTAACATATAAAAAAGATTTACTTGCATTCCTCTTAATGCCTTCAGTGCTCATTTTTGTAATATCGGGTCAATGGAGTCAGCCAACAATTTTAGGATTTTCAGCACTTCTTGGAGGTCTTGTTTTGGCTTCGTTAAAGCCAAGAGGAATGAACTATAAAAAATGTGAGAATAACATAGTATGGTTTAAAGGTAGTTCACATATAAGTGATACAACTCATAAAATATGATTTCACGTATTGAAATGATATATAGAATTGCAGAGAAATTAAGAAGATAAAATTTATTGATAATTTTTATGAAAAAACAAATAATAGTTTCACAGGTAGGAGCAAGGCATAGATACTTAATACCACAATTGCTTTTTAAAAATAACATCTTAAACATGCTTTATACAGATTCTACCAGATTTAGTTTCTTGGGTAGAATAGCATATTTTTTAAAATCAATAGGTATTAAAAATTCTAGATTAATTAGACTTGCTAATAGAAATCCAGTAATACCGATAAAATATCTATATTCGACAGATTGGATAATAATTAAAAGTTTATATGAAAAAAAAATTGATAAAAATGAACTTTTATATCAGTCACTTTCAAATAAATTTATAAAAAAAGGTTTGGGAACAGCTACATGGCTATACAGTATGTACTATGAAAATTTAGAATTTGTAAAATACGCAAAATCAAAGAAACTTAAAATTATTATTGATATATATGAAAACCCCAATGCTTTTGATGATATGTTAAATGAAATAAATAATCATATTGAATATTCAATATTTAGTCATTTAATTGAAGATTACAAGAGTAAATCACTTTTTCGCAAAAAACACCTTGAAAATATGTTAGAATTAGCTGACTATTATACAATACCTTCAGCTTTTGTTCAAAAATCATTAGGGGCATATACTAATTATGATTCAAAAAAAGGAGTAATATTGCCTTACCCATCTAGTATTAATGTAAATAAATATAATTATAGGCCTATTAGGCATAAATTGATTTGGGTTGGCAACGATCCTGTACGAAAAGGATTGATTTATTGTGCAAAAGCTGCAACTATTCTTAAAAAGAAATATCCTGATCTTCAATTTAATATCATAGGTAGTGTTGATAGTCAGATAATTAAATCTGTAGCATTTTCTGACTTGTGTTTTTTAGGGGTTTTAGACAAGGAAAATCTTATAAATGAGTACGAAACAGCAGAAGCTTATGTTTTTCCAACTTTATTTGAAGGTTTTGCAGGGACGATTATCGAAGCTGCAAGTTGTGGTTGTCCTATAATTACTACTGAAAATGCAGGCACTGATTTGAATGAATTTCCTGCCATATATATACCTACTAGAAACGTTAATGCGATTGTTGATGCAGTTATTTCAATTTTTGAAGATTCTAAATTTAGAAATAAATTATCCGAAGATATTTATAATTACTCGGATAATTTAGCTATAAAGGTTTATGAAAAAAAACTTATATCATTTTTTGATACTATTAATTAACTCAATAAATTAAAATGAAAATACTGCATGTCATTTCTTCCATGGATCCTAAAGCCGGAGGTGTTTCACAGGGAATTCGGAATTTGAACCCCTATATTGTCAAAGGCGACGTTCAAGTTGAAGTGATATCCATAGATGATAAAAATGAGGATTATCAGCTGAAAGATGAATTTGTAATCCATAAAATAGGCAAGGGTAAAACTTCTTTTCAATATAATCCAAAATTATATGTATGGTTGATGCAAAATCTGGAAAATTATGATTGTGTTGTCGTGCATGGAATATGGCAATACCATAATTATGCGGTTTACATAGCCATCAAGAAACTTAAAAAGAAAGCAAAAAAAACGCCTAAAGTGATTATTATGGTTCACGGTATGCTGGATCCTTATTTTCAAAAAGCAGCAGACCGGAAAATGAAGGCTTTACGTAACGAATTGGTTTGGCGTTGCACGGAAAAAAAAGCCATCAATGCAGCCGATGCCTTGTTTTTTACCTGTGAAGAAGAATTACTGCTGGCACGAACTACTTTTAAAGGATATTTGCCTAAAAAAGAAATAAATGTAGGTTTTGGAATTCAAAAGCCACCCATTTTTGAAGTGCAAATGAAAAAGGCTTTTGAACAAAAGTGTCCTGAAATTTTAGGTAAAAAATATTGGCTATTCATTAGCAGGATTCATCCCAAAAAAGGAGTGGATGTATTGATTGATGCTTATAATAAAATGACATCCGCCAATCATATATTGCCGGATCTTGTCATTGTGGGCCCCGTAGATTCTGATTATGCCCAACAAATGATTGAGAAAGCTAATGTTAATCCTCAAATTCACTTTCTGGGAATGTTGACCGGAAATAGTAAATGGGGGGCTTTTTATGGTTGTGAAGCTTATTTATTACCGAGCCATCAGGAAAATTTTGGTATTGCCATTGTAGAGGCTATGGCTTGTAAAAAACCTGTACTGATTACCAAAAATATAAATATTTGGCGTGAAATTGAAGCTGGAAATGGAGGGTGGATTCTCGAAGAAGTAAGCACGGATTCCATTGAGAAATCCCTTTTAGTTATTTCGAAGTATACTGATGCACACTTAGAAAATAAAGGAAAATGCGCTATTGAAACTTTTAATAAGACATTTGATGTTGAAGATTGTGCGGATATTTTTATTACAACTTTAAAAAACTTATAATAGTGAAAGAGATACCTAAATATATTGATACGATACCGGCATCAGACAAATTTTATCGTTTGATTTGGAGGGTTGTTTGCCTGTTTTTGTTCAAACCGTTTTCTTTGCCTCTTTTTAGTGGATGGAGAATTTTTTTGCTAAAATGCTTTGGAGCTAAAATAGGTAAATATTGCAATATTTATGCGTCTGCTTATATTCCGTCTCCAAGAAATTTAACTATGGGACTACATTCCACATTAGGTCCTGGAGTTCAATTGCATTTCGGAAAAACGATAATAGGCAATAAGGTAACGGTATCCCAAAGAACCTATTTGTGCAGTGCCACACATAAAACTTCATCCATAAATATTCCTTTTATTGCGGGTGAAATAATTATAAAGGATTTTGCATGGATTGCAGCAGAAGCATTCATTATGGCTAATGTCATAATCGGCGAAGGTGCTGTTGTTGGTGCTAGGTCAGCTGTCTTTAAAGATGTTGCCGATTGGACAATAGTAGGAGGAAATCCTGCTATATTTATTAAAAAAAGAGAATTAGAATAACAAGTTTTGGCTCTAAAGCATAGTTTAAATCAAACTAAAAAAAAATGAAACTACCACTCCCGATTACTATCGCCATCCCCATTAAAAATGAAGCGCTTCTTTTGCAAGGTTGTCTCGATGCCATCGGGAAAGACTTTGTGGAGAAAATCGTCATCATCGATTCGGGAAGCACGGATGATTCCTTGGAAATAGCGCAAAGAAATGATGTTGAGGTATTGGATTTTAAGTGGAATGGCCAATTCCCCAAGAAAAGGAATTGGTTTTTGCAAAACCATACTCCAACAACCCGATGGGTACTTTTTTTGGATGCAGATGAATATCTCACAGAAGGCTTTAAAAACGAAATTCGGAAAGCCATTGTCGACGAAAACAAGGTGGGTTTTTGGTTGACCTACAGCCGTTATTTTTTGGGCAAGAAAATGAAGGGCGGTTATCCATTGCGTAAGTTGGCCCTGTTTAGGGTGGGAGCCGGGGAATATGAAAGAATTGAAGAAAACAACTGGAGTAAGCTGGATATGGAAATCCATGAGCATCCAATTTTAAAAGGGAATGTTGGCACGGTAAAAAGTGAGATAGACCATTTAGACTTCAGGGGAATTTCTCATTATGTGATCAAACATAACGAATATGCCAGTTGGGAAGCCGAAAGGATTATGAAAATGGGGGCTAACCTTGAAATCAAAAAACAATGGACCTGGAAGCAAAAAATTAAATACAAACTGATGTTGACCCCTTTTATTGGCCCGGTCTTTTTTTTTGGAAGCTATTTTTTATTAGGCGGTTTTCGTGACGGATCTCGTGGCTTGGCCTTTTCTATTTTAAAAGCGTCTTATTTTACACAGGTTTATTGCAAAATAAAGGAGCAAAAATTATCTAAAAAATAAAT comes from the Flavobacterium limnophilum genome and includes:
- a CDS encoding putative colanic acid biosynthesis acetyltransferase — encoded protein: MKEIPKYIDTIPASDKFYRLIWRVVCLFLFKPFSLPLFSGWRIFLLKCFGAKIGKYCNIYASAYIPSPRNLTMGLHSTLGPGVQLHFGKTIIGNKVTVSQRTYLCSATHKTSSINIPFIAGEIIIKDFAWIAAEAFIMANVIIGEGAVVGARSAVFKDVADWTIVGGNPAIFIKKRELE
- a CDS encoding glycosyltransferase family 2 protein, which encodes MKLPLPITIAIPIKNEALLLQGCLDAIGKDFVEKIVIIDSGSTDDSLEIAQRNDVEVLDFKWNGQFPKKRNWFLQNHTPTTRWVLFLDADEYLTEGFKNEIRKAIVDENKVGFWLTYSRYFLGKKMKGGYPLRKLALFRVGAGEYERIEENNWSKLDMEIHEHPILKGNVGTVKSEIDHLDFRGISHYVIKHNEYASWEAERIMKMGANLEIKKQWTWKQKIKYKLMLTPFIGPVFFFGSYFLLGGFRDGSRGLAFSILKASYFTQVYCKIKEQKLSKK